ATAACGGAAGAGTAGACTTTGCCTGATGTTACGTTCGAACTTTTGGACAGATTAATATCGATAAAACGCTCATAATGACCTAAATCCAAATCCGTTTCTGCCCCATCGTCGGTTACGAAAACTTCACCATGCTGGTAAGGACTCATGGTTCCTGGATCCACGTTGATGTAAGGGTCGAACTTCTGAATCGTAACTTTTAGACCTCTGTTCTTGAGCAATCTTCCCAAGGAAGCTGCTGTAATTCCTTTGCCAAGGGAAGAAACTACGCCTCCCGTAACGAAAATGTATTTTGTCACTATGTACGCCTCCTAAGATTTTTTTGGTGAAACATGAATTCCCTTGTTTGTATGCAAAAAGCTCACGTCGCAAGCTCTCGCTCTCGCTGCAATTAACCTCATATTTAGTGTCTACTAAATGGTGGTTTTCATGAAAATACGGTGAAAAAACACCGAAAAAAACAAAAAAAGTGACACCCGTAGTGACGGGGCACTTTTTGAATGCTTGCGCAAAATGTTAAGATTCTTTTAAAGCCCATGCAATAGTTTACTCTGAATAGACGGGGGCTGTCAAGACAAGTTATTTGTCGTCGTCATCCTCATCATCCAACTCTTCATCTTCGGCTTCCTCATCGGAATCCTCGTCTAAATCGTCATCTTCATCGTCTGTCTCTTCGATACCCGCTTCACCAAGATCCTCTTCGATTTCTTCATCTTCGAAGAACTCTGTATCTTCTTCCGCTTCTTCCTCTTCGGTTTCGGTACCAAATGTATCGTACTCGTCTTCCTCAGCGTATGTATCTTCTTCTTCCGCATAGATGTCTTCATCCAGGTCGTCGTCTTCGTCGTTGATGATTCTAGGACGCTTAGCGTTACCTACTGCATCATCCGATTTCTCAACAGGATACCAACGTTTGAGGCCCCATAGGTTCGTACCTACACAAGCAAAACGTCCATCGATGTTGATTTCCGTATATAGTTGGGCAATCACTTGCATGACATTCTGCTCAGACAACCCTTTTATTTTCGCAATTTCCGCCATCAGGTCACGGTAATAAAACGGCGTATTCGCCGACTTCAGTAATTCAAACGCCAAATCCACCATGGGCATTTCGCGTGCTTGCTCTGTGGTGATTTTGAGTGTGTATTCGCTACTCATCTAAGGCACATCCCTTTCGATCGTCTTCTTCGCTTCTTCTATCTACCTTATCCAATATCTTCATTAAGTAAAACCTATTTTTTCTAAAAATGCAACTACCCCTTCGAATCCGCGGAAACCATGACCCATTCGGGCCTTCTGAACAAGAAAGCGATCCCCCTAAAATAGAATACAAGCGAAGGTCCCCCTCCGCTCGCGACTGTACCCTAAGGAAGCGATGCGTACAGGCCGCAGCCGCTTCCATTACCTGAGAAAGAGACACTCCTGCCCGCGCCTCTCTATCTATCCTATGTAAAACCTACGCATCTGACACGGCTTCGCACCCATTTATTTCTTTAAAGGCTATGACACGGTCAGAAGGGGTGACCTGTACATAAGATAGGGGAGATTCGATTCTAAGCTGTCATGGGGGGATGGCACGATGGATATAGCCACCTTTCTTCAATTGCTTCACGAGGAAATCGGCCTCACCAAGCACTCCGGCAAAAAGCATATCATCCATTTCGCAAAGGCTAAGGACTATTATGCCTGCAAATCAGAGCTGAAGCGAATGAAGTCCACGTTCCACCATCTTGCTAAGGTGCGCTATCTCGACATTATTCACGCTTTCTCCTGCATGCTTCGTCCTGACACCAAGCTCCGAGGTTTAACCGGTGCCCCCATCATTGAAGCGGACACCAAGATTACCGTGCATCAAATGGCCAGCAGCAAAATCACCACGAAACGCGCAAGCATTTTATCAGGCTCCCACACCATCCCATGGGGCATTGATCAAGTAGGCGCCCCGGAAGTTTGGAATAAGTCCGTTGGACAAAACATTCGGGTCGGCGTTATCGATACAGGCATTGATTACAATCACCCCGATTTGCGCAATTCGATTTCGCGCGGTATTAATTTATTAAACCGGAGTATGCTTCCCTTTGATGACAACGGCCATGGCACGCATATCGCGGGCACGATTGCGGCTACAGGCCGCCATTCCGGCATTGTCGGTGTCGCTCCTCGAGCGATTATTCATCCTGTCAAAGCTTTCGACAATAGCGGGAGTGCTTATGTCTCGGATATTATCGCCGGCATCGATTGGTGTGTGCACAATGATCTCGATATTATTAACATGAGCTTCGGCATGAAATCTTACAATCGCTCTCTCGAACAAGCCGTGATGAATGCCTATTACCGAGGCAAAATTATCATCGCCTCCTCCGGTAACGATGGCAAGAAGAAAACGGTTGATTATCCTGCCCGTTTCCCGCAAGTCGTCTCCGTTGGGGCAACAACGCGCTTGGGCAAAATTGCTCCCTTCAGCAATCGCGGGAAGCAAATTGATATTTATGCGCCAGGCGAACGTGTTTACTCGTCTTGGCTGCATGGCAAATACAATGAGCTGAGCGGCACCTCGATGGCGACGGCCCATGTCAGCGGCGTAGTCGCGTTGATGCTGTCCATCAAGCCGATGTCGCCGCTGCAGATCAAAAGCGCGCTGCGCCGCTGCGCAATCGGTCTGAGCAAGCGCCAGAGCTCACGCTGGCAGCCGGGGCATTTGAACGCCCGGCGGGCGATTCGGGCGGCGCGGCAGAGCTAGGGCGGGGCGCGGTGCGGCAGAGCGGGGCGGTACGGGCGCGGCCGTTGCAACACGCACAAGTGTCCCGTGGCCAGCCCCTAAGTAAGAAAACCGGCTTCGCCGCCCTGAGAAATGAGCCTCTTAAAAGCGACAAATCCTATAAAGGGAACTGTAGTACGCTAATTGAGCAAAAAGGAGATATACTAGAGCAATAGCGGAACTACAGTGCCTTATTTCCACGAAATAAGCTAAATTTCCCATCAAACAGCAAAATAGCGGATCGTAGTTCCCTCAAGCCTGTAATAATAGCGATTTTTTCTATAATAGCGCACTGTAGTTCCCTTATCTCCGCGCGAGGCAGCGTGAGCAACTCCGCTTTCACTCCAAAACATATAAATTCTTTATACGTACACAAAAACACCTCCCATTCACGCAAGTGGAGTGGGAGGTGTTTTTGTGTATGTGCGGGAGCGGAGCCTACATCCGCTCCG
Above is a genomic segment from Paenibacillus sp. HWE-109 containing:
- a CDS encoding S8 family peptidase, with translation MDIATFLQLLHEEIGLTKHSGKKHIIHFAKAKDYYACKSELKRMKSTFHHLAKVRYLDIIHAFSCMLRPDTKLRGLTGAPIIEADTKITVHQMASSKITTKRASILSGSHTIPWGIDQVGAPEVWNKSVGQNIRVGVIDTGIDYNHPDLRNSISRGINLLNRSMLPFDDNGHGTHIAGTIAATGRHSGIVGVAPRAIIHPVKAFDNSGSAYVSDIIAGIDWCVHNDLDIINMSFGMKSYNRSLEQAVMNAYYRGKIIIASSGNDGKKKTVDYPARFPQVVSVGATTRLGKIAPFSNRGKQIDIYAPGERVYSSWLHGKYNELSGTSMATAHVSGVVALMLSIKPMSPLQIKSALRRCAIGLSKRQSSRWQPGHLNARRAIRAARQS
- the rpoE gene encoding DNA-directed RNA polymerase subunit delta: MSSEYTLKITTEQAREMPMVDLAFELLKSANTPFYYRDLMAEIAKIKGLSEQNVMQVIAQLYTEINIDGRFACVGTNLWGLKRWYPVEKSDDAVGNAKRPRIINDEDDDLDEDIYAEEEDTYAEEDEYDTFGTETEEEEAEEDTEFFEDEEIEEDLGEAGIEETDDEDDDLDEDSDEEAEDEELDDEDDDDK